The genomic DNA ctttcatggccagcatccataattttttgtgggtttttcgggctaacgtcaggaagaaactctcctagaacatggccatatagcccgaaaaacccacaaaaaatatctaTTATTCTACTCTTTCCACTTCACTATGCAATGTTTTTGATGCAAGAGTTAATTTCTGCTTCATCTTTGATCTGTTGAAAAATACTTGGTTGAAAAGGGTGAGGAACCTGTTTCTCTATGTACATGTATCTATGTTTCtctgtgtacacatacacatatacacctaCATATACAGGGTGAttagatgtcctctttttcccaggcatgccctacatttcaaccttctgtcctggaggaattccaaaatgtcctgttTTGAACATGGCTAAGAAGTACCTGGGATAATCACATTTGCTGTTCCACTTCAAGAAATCTGTCTTCTTGGCAGCCTGTTctcactgcaaatagggggatGGGATGGATCCTTGCCCCCAGAGCTCAGGGCAGGTTTGCTTCTTGAGGGGGAAAAGGGCAGCAAACTTAGAGAATGGGCAGCTTGAGGACACAATACAAACTGTTGAAACGATGTTCCCCTTCATTTCAatacaatggacaaattaacggaataatttaaatgtagattcagtaaAGGATTTGTTGCcagtaaaatacaattttaagcatttgacTTGCTCAGAGTTTTATAACTCCAGTATATCGCAAgtcaacaaggcattttaatgaagataaattCACCTGAAAAATATGGTAGAGTACATAATAGaatagaaagccagtgtggcatagtggtttgaatgttgaactacaactctggagatctgggttagattcccagatcagccatgaaacccactgggtgaccatgggcaagtcacatgctcagcctcaagggaaggcaatggcaaaccacctctaaacaaatcttgccaaggaaacatcatgataggttcactttaggctcactataagtcagaaatggcttgaaggcacacaacaacaaaaacataacaaaatacagtatatgtaatatgcagagtcagtgtggtatagtgagtgttggactatgactgaagatctgggttcagttccctgctcggccatgaaaacccactgggtgaccctagatAAACGTGGAAGCTCATCATTCAcatcacacactgtcagcccTAGAGAACCCCAGGATAAAtccaccataagccagaaatgacttgaaggcaaacaacagcaacaacaagaagagcatGTGCATTATAGATGTAAATAAGCCACATTAAACGCATTTATATTTCTTGTTGTATCTTTAGCTTTCatttggtaatgccctacatttttcttgaatgccctacattttgcagcaccttgtcctcttttgtggttatgacatctggtcaccctgaacatATACTAATTTTAGAACACAGTCAAACAgtacagataagactgaaaaagCACTTTTAAGTCTGGGACCATAGCTCAAACCATGACAATGATTCCTGTTATACTTCACTTGTTTGAACTCTCACTGACATTGATTTGTGTTGTAGGTCCACAAGGCAGAACTGGAAATCCAGGCAAGTCAGGGCCAAAAGGGAAAGCAGGAGCCATTGGTAAAGCTGGCCCTCGCGGTTCAAGGGGTCTGAAGGGAAACCCTGGAAGAAGTGGAGGACCAGGAAAGAAAGGGCCCAAAGGCGCACAGGGGGATCCTGGGATGCCGGGCCCCTGCAGCTGTGGAGCCAACAAAGCCAAATCAGCTTTTTCAGTTGCCATGACCAAAAGCTACCCAAGAGAGCGCCTACCCATCAAATTTGACCGTATCCTCATGAATGAAGGTGGGAACTACAACACTTCAAGTGGGAAATTTATATGCAGCATCCCTGGCATCTACTACTTCACTTATGATATCACTTTGGCCAATAAGCATTTGGCAATTGGACTGGTGCACAATGGGCAGTACAAGATAAAGACATTTGATGCCAACACTGGTAACCATGATGTAGCTTCTGGATCAACTATCCTCCCTCTGAAGCGGAATGATGAGGTCTGGCTTCAGATATTCTACTCAGAACAAAATGGACTCTTTTACGATCCCTACTGGACCGACAGCCTTTTCACTGGGTTTTTGATATATGCTGACCAGGATTATCTCAATCAAATATAGGACTGGACTGACATCAGCCAATGGTAGCAGAAAAAGGAGGATGAAATGTTATAGCCATAATGTATGTGTCTCTCTGAGACATTCTTACTCTATGAAATTCAGACTATGTGGACTGCAGCCAACCTATTTATAGGTAGTCATAATGTTTGTCTTAGTCTGTGCAAACCTCTTCAAGAATAAATTGAATATCCATATGATGTATGAAAGGGAGGCTAGAGAAAGAAAAGTAAGTGTTTTCTCAAGATTCATATAATGGAGTCTTTATCCGTCACCCAGCATAGGACAGCCAAAACTGGTTGCATGCTTAGTATCTTTACATCCCTTATCCCTTACTGCACAGCACAAAACAAACACTGCACATACACAATACTTGATCTCTCTTTCACTGAAGACAAAATAAGGTGCTAATGCAGATCAGGGACGACTCAACATTGTCATAGGAAGCTGTTTTATACCAAATCAGAATATTTGTCCATCCAGTACTTATTCTGATACATGGTGACCACCATTTCAGGAAGATGGCTTTTCCAGCACTGCTATCTTTAATTGGAGAACGTAGAGGTTTTACCAGGACTTTCTGCATTCAAAATATATGTTCTACCCCTGCCTCCCTTGCAACCAGAACTTCTGCTGCTTAAAAAGAAACGTTTCTCATTTCTGATGTCTCTCTGTCCTTGTTTTTTGATTCTGTTAGTTGTGTATTGCATATTTTAGCAGTGTGTAGAGTTGCTGTAAGATACAATCAAGGATTTCCGTGCACAACCCACTTTCCTCTTGCACATTTTCGACAAGGCATTTCACATTTTTTGTATTTACCCAGGCAAGGTAAGTGAGAGGCTCCTTTGCACTTTGTTATCCCAAATCAAAGGTATCTGGAAACTCAGATCTGGCTTTttaaatccctttaaaaaaaaaaaagcatatgaGTTAAACAAACAAGCATCCAATAAACCTCTCTTCACACAGTCATGTTTCCATTCAACCCAACAAAATTGACTACCCAAGTATAACTGGGGTGATTTTGATCATGGGAGTACCATGTAAGTGTTACCTTCACTCATACATCTTTGCCTTCTAGCTGAGAATGAAAATTTGTTCCAGACTCCCCACATCTATACTGTATAGCCAAATTTTGTGTGCTGGTGTCCATATGTAAAAATAGCAGCTGTTTACTATTAGTACTGGTTTGTGGAATTAATGATATGGTGGTGCTTGTACACATGGAAATCATTCCTAGTTTAACACTAAATTAGAGAGAACAAAATAGTGAAACAATCAAATgtaaatccagttattagtccAACTAAAGCAAAACCTTTGCATCAACAGAACTCATTAAGAGTTGAATTACCACGTTCCAAACAactcagggccctttcacactgcaccgttatagcagtatgatttcaTTTAAACTACCATGGCcatatcctatgggatcctggggtttatagCTTGGTCAGACGTGCCACGGGAGTTCTCAAGATGAAGATTTTAAAGGCATCTCCCTtcactgccagtcccaggattccataggatgtagccatggtagttaaaggggaatcatacTGCCGTAATTGATTAGTATGAATGCACTCTCAGTGGCTTTACTGAATTGAGAACTTTGGTGCTGTGCAGACCAGCATCTACATGGcgcatgccctgactcttccCCCAAGTCAACGTGATGCCACAAACCGCACCTCATagcatgcggcatcatggtgtTCTTCTGGCACTGCGTCtagatgacacagcgccaaaggaacGCTGTAAAGCCGTGGCtatggtggctatggtgccctttccagggtgcaaaaaggagccactttctgCATCCGCTTTGTGCAGTTCCTTTTTGAACTGCGGAAAGGTCAGTTCAAGGccgcggtgtgtggttgccacaaccCGAATTTGGCGAAGACAGAGGTGGCTGTAGGCCACCTCTTCAGGgtcagtctgcacagccccataaaCTGCATTTAGCTTGAAAATGTCAGGttaggatgtatctacactgtagaaataatgcagttggacaccactttaactgccatggctccatctaacacagtcctgggatttgtcattttgtgaggcaccagcactctttggcagaaaagacattgtaaaactacaggattctttaggatggagctacaacacttaaagtggcatcaaactgcctcatttctacagtgtgggtgCACCTAATAATGTCTGTTGCATTTTATGCCCATTCATTTCACATTTATGATTCTTTGGTAGGGTTGTCAGTACTTGATCCTGGACCTCTGAAGAATTATGTGGGAAGCTACAACAGGCCACCTTCTGTTAAAGGTTTAAAAAGTCCAACAGTAATATCCTTTATGAAGATAAAGCAAATTGACAAAACACTGTGAGCAAAAGTCAGGCTTTCCAGAACTTTGCACCAAATTGGATGATATATGAAGCAAAGGTAAGCATTAgaaaaaatcagaacaaaaacaaactttaCCACTAATCTTTGTCACCTAAAGATGGGATTCCACTTGAGGTATGGAGTATGTTGGGCGAGTTTTACTTATTTTCCTACAGCTCTATTAGTTACAAGACcctggtccaaacacactgcagaaattatccagtttgagatcactttaactggcctggctcaatgctagggaattctgggaattttagtttatttgtggcaccagagcgctctcacACAGAAGGCTGTGTCTCAcaaacagttcccaaaattccctagcattgagccagggcagttaaagtggtctcaaattggattatttctgcagtgttttttggatcACTTTTACTGGAGGAATGAGATAGAGAAAAGAAATGGAGtatgttgggggggggcattatATACCTTCCCACCACTCCATTGGTTGCAAGACACTCTTACTGGAGTAATGAGGTAGACAAAAATTAACTGGCTGGAGacgattaattttttttatgtgtCCCAACACTTTTTTGTTAAtttagtgccagatcagggccacggcaactatgtgccgcagccccaatctggcctttttgtgccacggaaagggcaccatagtcgCTGGTGgcacagcttttcagcactcctttagTGCTGTGTCATTTTGAAGACTGCAGAGAGAAGGTCTCTCAAGTTGTCCTCTTCAGGGAAGGGACATTCTAGGTCTGCCACTGCTGGATGCAGCCTTTTATATTTTCAGACAGAAGAAAACGGTAAATTACACTTAGTCCCAAGCTCTAAATGCACAGAGAAATCTAAAGTGAGGCAAATCTAATTATACCCCCCTCCAGTCCAGTTGTACTCCATCTAAAGACTTACAAAATAAAGACTAAGCAAATAACATCATGTCCAGCTTTTTCTATACGCCATACGACCTTTACTGATCAAATCTGATCAAAATTTCCAGAGCATTCAAGAGCTTGCCCCTCTTTTGTAACAGTTTGGTCAATCCTAAATAAAAGTATTAGTCTGTAGCTTTCCTACTAAAGTTTCTTACAAagataaactttgttgttgttgtgtatctttgatccaaaacacactgcagaaataatccagtttgagactgctttaactgccctggctcagtgttagggaatcctgagaattatagtttattgtgacactagagctgTCTGATAGAAAAGCCTAAATgtctctacagttcccagaattccctagccagggcagttagtggattttttcctgtcatttctgatttatggtgaccaaagcaaacttatcatggcatcttcttagcagaatttgttcagagggcatttgctatTACCTTGctcgaggctgagagaatgtgattacACAGTTGCAGAGGGAAACAGGGGAAGAAGGGGTTGCAAAATTGTTTAACAGTGGGTGGAATTATAAATTCATGATCTGGACATCAAACCAACAGTGTCTTATCGAAGAGACACAGATTGAGGCACAGAATCAACTGAAAGTATTTAGTTCCTTTTTTATAAATTTGTCTCTATGTTTATTTCTGACATCATCTGAAATGAGCTATttgctaaattaaaaaaaaaaaagaatggatacCACTTTGAAGGCACtggatcctatctgatcttggatgctaagcagggtcaggcttgattagtacttgaatgaggGAGTGCTAAGTAATACCAGATGCTTTAGTctatatatatttcagaggaaggaactggcaaaaccacctgagtattcctgacctaagaaaaccctgtggaattcatgggattgccataactCCACAGCCAacatgaaggcatgcacacataaacatatgtcagcatggtgtagtggtttgagtgttggaatatgactctggagacctgagtcAGTTCCCAACTTGGCcttgaaactcattgggtgactttgggcaagtcctatgttctcagcctcaggggaatgtaatggcaagcctcctccaaacaaatctttttttattcttttatcagaaaaaaagcaaaaaagaagaaaattatgtgtacatatatacaaaagtCTTGTTGACACTTGTTATCTActccatataatataatattatagtaaatacattaaaaataaaccttCCATCTTCACTTCCatcatagcatctttgagatttttatttataaaccaatATAATCGTATTTTGAGTAAAACATACATTTTCTGTTTCATATCTATTATATCTTATATATTTTTCTACAAGAGTACTTTTTACCCTTCGTAAGtctttccatttccccctccctcttggcacaaatcttgtcaagaaacccattaataaggtttgccttagggtcaccataagcttgaaaaggacttgcaggcacacaagagcaacaaacATCTAAACACAGACACAGAAACcactttgaaataaaaaaaaaagcagccacTTCATTACAGtatggcatgcatgccaccaAGTAATTAAACATTTATTGTCTCCTCAACTCTTTTGTTATTCAGAATGC from Sceloporus undulatus isolate JIND9_A2432 ecotype Alabama chromosome 2, SceUnd_v1.1, whole genome shotgun sequence includes the following:
- the C1QTNF2 gene encoding complement C1q tumor necrosis factor-related protein 2 isoform X1, translating into MSSIGVYVRVTMIFLVLFVWIVPCVANQLLGSFLKAEIQKGSKQLICSLPGPQGPPGIPGPRGAPGNMGRMGLPGKDGQDGKDGEKGERGEEGPQGRTGNPGKSGPKGKAGAIGKAGPRGSRGLKGNPGRSGGPGKKGPKGAQGDPGMPGPCSCGANKAKSAFSVAMTKSYPRERLPIKFDRILMNEGGNYNTSSGKFICSIPGIYYFTYDITLANKHLAIGLVHNGQYKIKTFDANTGNHDVASGSTILPLKRNDEVWLQIFYSEQNGLFYDPYWTDSLFTGFLIYADQDYLNQI
- the C1QTNF2 gene encoding complement C1q tumor necrosis factor-related protein 2 isoform X2, producing the protein MIFLVLFVWIVPCVANQLLGSFLKAEIQKGSKQLICSLPGPQGPPGIPGPRGAPGNMGRMGLPGKDGQDGKDGEKGERGEEGPQGRTGNPGKSGPKGKAGAIGKAGPRGSRGLKGNPGRSGGPGKKGPKGAQGDPGMPGPCSCGANKAKSAFSVAMTKSYPRERLPIKFDRILMNEGGNYNTSSGKFICSIPGIYYFTYDITLANKHLAIGLVHNGQYKIKTFDANTGNHDVASGSTILPLKRNDEVWLQIFYSEQNGLFYDPYWTDSLFTGFLIYADQDYLNQI
- the C1QTNF2 gene encoding complement C1q tumor necrosis factor-related protein 2 isoform X3, with product MSSIGVYVRVTMIFLVLFVWIVPCVANQLLGSFLKAEIQKGSKQLICSLPGPQGPPGPQGRTGNPGKSGPKGKAGAIGKAGPRGSRGLKGNPGRSGGPGKKGPKGAQGDPGMPGPCSCGANKAKSAFSVAMTKSYPRERLPIKFDRILMNEGGNYNTSSGKFICSIPGIYYFTYDITLANKHLAIGLVHNGQYKIKTFDANTGNHDVASGSTILPLKRNDEVWLQIFYSEQNGLFYDPYWTDSLFTGFLIYADQDYLNQI